In Longimicrobium sp., the genomic window GCTACATGCTCGAGGATGCCGGGGTCGCGCTCGTCATCACGGAGTCGGGGCTGGCGGATCGCCTCCCCCGTGACGCGGCCGCGCTGCTCCTGCTCGACGTCGAGCGAGACGGCATCGCGGCGGAATCCGCCGAGGCGTTCGACAGCGGCGTCCTTCCCGAGAACCTGTCGCACGTCATCTTCACCTCCGGGTCCACGGGCCGTCCCAAGGGGGTGATGATCCGCCATTCCTCCGTCGTCATCCTGCTGCACTGGCTGCGGGAGAACGTGACGGACGAGGAGCGCTCCTCGGTGCTCTTCTCCACCTCCATCAACTTCGACGTTTCCATCACCGAGGTGTTCGGCACCCTCGCCTGGGGCGGAAAGCTGGTGCTGGTGGAAAACGCGCTGGAGCTGGCGACGCTCGAAGAAGAAGTCGTGCACGTCAGCATGGTGCCGAGCGCGGCGGCGGAGCTTCTGCGCGGCGGCGGCATTCCGACCAGCGTAAAGACGCTGAACCTCGGCGGCGAAGCGCTGCCGAACGCGCTGGCGCAGGGGCTGTACGCGCTGGGCACGGTGCAGAAGGTCGGCAACCTGTACGGACCGACGGAAGACACCACCTATTCCACGTACTACATCGTTCCGCGTGGCGCCGACCAGGTGCTGGTCGGTACGCCGGTGGCGAACACCCAGGCGTACGTGCTGGACGCGCACCTCCAGCCCGTGCCCGTGGGCGCCGTGGGCGAGCTCTACCTGGCGGGCGACGGCCTGTCGCGAGGCTACGCGAACCATCCCGCGATGACCGCGGAGCGCTTCGTCCCCTGCCCGTTCGGCGCGCCGGGGAGCCGGATGTACCGGGTGATGGACCGCGTGCGCTGGAAGGAAAGTGCGGAAGTGCGTCAGTGCGTGAGTGCGGTAGTGGATTCCGTTGACTCCCGCACTGACGCACTCACGCACTCACGCACTCACGCACTCGAGTACCTGGGCCGGATCGACTTCCAGGTGAAGGTGCGGGGCTACCGCATCGAGCTGGGCGAGATCGAGGCGCGGCTGGCGGAGCACGCGGGTGTGCGCGCCCCGGTGGTTCTCGTCCGCGAGGACGCACCTGGCGACCGGCGGCTGGTGGCGTACTACCTGGGGGATGAGCCGGTGGCGGTGGATGTG contains:
- a CDS encoding amino acid adenylation domain-containing protein gives rise to the protein YLRRVLEGMVADETRRVDRLEIVPGAERRLVLEEWNATGRAYPTHGLRVHDLFRAQAARTPEAVALSWRGERWTYAELEARANKIANALRRHGVGPEVRVGICLPRTPELVAAMLGVLGAGGAYVPLDPAYPRERLGYMLEDAGVALVITESGLADRLPRDAAALLLLDVERDGIAAESAEAFDSGVLPENLSHVIFTSGSTGRPKGVMIRHSSVVILLHWLRENVTDEERSSVLFSTSINFDVSITEVFGTLAWGGKLVLVENALELATLEEEVVHVSMVPSAAAELLRGGGIPTSVKTLNLGGEALPNALAQGLYALGTVQKVGNLYGPTEDTTYSTYYIVPRGADQVLVGTPVANTQAYVLDAHLQPVPVGAVGELYLAGDGLSRGYANHPAMTAERFVPCPFGAPGSRMYRVMDRVRWKESAEVRQCVSAVVDSVDSRTDALTHSRTHALEYLGRIDFQVKVRGYRIELGEIEARLAEHAGVRAPVVLVREDAPGDRRLVAYYLGDEPVAVDV